A genome region from Myroides fluvii includes the following:
- a CDS encoding chorismate mutase, with the protein MSKDWLTAFQGQSPAIIAGPCSAETPEQLLQIAHALPKEVKVFRAGIWKPRTKPGGFEGVGAIGLEWMRQVKEETGLLLATEVATAEHVELCLQNDFDILWIGARTAVNPFSVQEIADALRGTDKIVMLKNPINPDLSLWMGGLERLEKANISKLGLIHRGFSTYEKTKYRNIPEWQIPLDIKSELPHIPIFCDPSHITGRRDRILAVSQLALDLNFDGLMIETHGNPDKAWSDAAQQVTPEQLQTIVQTLKLRNITDDTEEYLQKLQTYRIQIDDMDSKILDLLKKRMMISDAIGSLKRERNVAVFQQERWNSIVEKMMKEGEHLGFTDAFIRTIYTAIHQESIYRQDQVINRKDD; encoded by the coding sequence ATGAGTAAAGATTGGTTAACTGCTTTTCAAGGTCAGTCTCCTGCAATTATTGCAGGTCCCTGTAGTGCTGAAACACCAGAACAATTGTTGCAAATTGCTCACGCCTTGCCTAAAGAGGTGAAGGTATTTCGCGCGGGAATTTGGAAGCCACGAACAAAACCAGGAGGATTTGAGGGAGTAGGTGCTATTGGTTTGGAGTGGATGAGACAGGTAAAAGAAGAAACAGGATTGCTGTTAGCAACAGAAGTGGCTACTGCAGAACATGTCGAATTGTGTTTGCAAAACGATTTCGATATCTTGTGGATCGGTGCTCGTACCGCAGTGAATCCTTTTTCTGTACAAGAGATAGCAGATGCCTTGAGAGGAACGGATAAAATTGTCATGTTGAAAAATCCAATTAATCCTGATTTATCGTTGTGGATGGGCGGATTAGAACGCTTGGAAAAAGCAAATATCAGCAAGTTGGGATTGATCCATCGCGGATTTAGTACGTATGAGAAAACAAAATATAGAAATATTCCTGAATGGCAAATTCCGCTAGACATTAAATCAGAATTGCCGCATATTCCTATTTTTTGTGATCCTTCCCATATTACAGGACGACGCGATCGAATTTTAGCTGTATCTCAATTGGCTTTGGATTTGAATTTTGACGGGTTGATGATTGAAACGCATGGTAACCCTGACAAAGCATGGAGTGATGCTGCCCAGCAAGTGACGCCCGAACAATTGCAAACCATTGTTCAAACACTCAAGCTGCGCAATATTACGGATGATACGGAGGAATACTTACAGAAATTGCAAACCTATCGCATCCAAATTGACGATATGGATAGCAAAATATTAGATTTATTGAAAAAGAGAATGATGATTTCGGATGCCATTGGCTCTTTGAAACGCGAGCGAAACGTAGCTGTTTTTCAACAAGAACGATGGAATAGCATTGTAGAAAAAATGATGAAAGAAGGAGAACATTTGGGCTTTACCGATGCATTTATTCGAACGATTTATACCGCGATCCATCAAGAAAGTATTTACCGTCAGGATCAGGTAATTAATAGAAAAGACGATTAA
- a CDS encoding DUF1634 domain-containing protein, protein MSTTKFTDNQLQSIIGNVLRYGVLSALTVTLLGGIILLAKDAEQVVSFSTFVEKDQNLFVVFNTIFQGVKDWNGASIIFLGILLLFLTPVLRLLLSLISFILEKDSLYVVITLIVIAVIILSVSFGFSH, encoded by the coding sequence ATGAGTACAACTAAATTCACAGATAATCAATTGCAAAGCATCATCGGCAATGTGTTGCGCTATGGCGTCTTAAGTGCGTTAACGGTAACCCTTCTTGGCGGTATCATCTTGCTGGCAAAAGACGCCGAGCAAGTAGTTTCTTTCTCTACGTTTGTTGAAAAGGACCAAAATCTATTTGTTGTTTTTAACACGATCTTCCAAGGTGTCAAGGATTGGAACGGAGCGTCGATTATTTTCTTGGGCATCTTGCTTTTGTTTTTAACTCCTGTGCTGCGCTTACTGCTATCGTTAATTTCTTTTATCTTAGAAAAAGACAGCCTATATGTCGTGATTACCCTAATTGTAATAGCGGTTATCATTCTTAGCGTCTCTTTCGGATTTTCTCATTAA
- a CDS encoding sulfite exporter TauE/SafE family protein: MSLLPFILILFLGAFAAGFIGSLSGLGGGIIIIPLLSVFLGVDMHYAIGTALVAVIATSSGSASAYVREGITNMRLGMFLEIATTIGAVVGALLSTNAPTSLLAIIFGATLIFSSLNSIRKKEDHLILPEQGSILAKKLKLAGHYPTASGEKTHYSMTNILGGFSMMGVAGMMSGLLGIGSGAFKVIAMDTIMKVPFKVSTTTSNFMMGVTAIASSVIYIQKGYIEPTLCMPVIIGVLLGSMVGAKILMKANTKKLKLFFAVLIFIIALNMIYNGITGKI, from the coding sequence ATGTCATTATTACCTTTTATCTTAATTCTATTTCTAGGAGCCTTTGCAGCTGGTTTTATCGGCTCATTATCGGGACTTGGAGGCGGTATTATTATAATCCCTTTACTTTCTGTTTTCCTCGGTGTTGATATGCACTACGCCATTGGAACAGCACTAGTAGCTGTTATTGCAACCTCTTCAGGCTCTGCATCTGCTTATGTACGCGAAGGAATTACCAATATGCGATTGGGGATGTTCCTGGAAATTGCAACAACCATTGGCGCCGTAGTTGGTGCACTGCTCTCAACCAACGCCCCTACTTCTCTACTCGCCATTATTTTTGGAGCTACCTTAATATTCTCGTCTTTGAATTCCATCCGCAAAAAAGAAGACCACCTCATCCTTCCAGAACAAGGCAGTATACTAGCTAAGAAACTCAAACTAGCAGGTCATTATCCAACAGCCTCTGGCGAGAAAACACACTACAGCATGACTAATATCCTCGGCGGATTTAGCATGATGGGCGTTGCAGGTATGATGTCGGGATTATTGGGCATTGGTTCGGGTGCTTTTAAAGTAATTGCTATGGATACCATTATGAAAGTTCCATTCAAAGTATCAACTACAACTAGTAATTTCATGATGGGCGTAACGGCCATTGCCAGTTCGGTCATCTACATTCAAAAAGGCTATATTGAACCTACCCTTTGTATGCCTGTCATTATTGGAGTACTCCTTGGTTCTATGGTTGGAGCTAAAATATTAATGAAAGCCAATACCAAAAAACTCAAATTGTTCTTTGCTGTTCTAATTTTCATTATTGCATTGAACATGATTTACAACGGAATTACAGGAAAAATTTAA
- a CDS encoding dihydrofolate reductase, with amino-acid sequence MITLIAAIAENRVLGKDNAIIWHLPDDFKHFKTLTSHHYIIMGRKTFESFPKPLPNRTHVIITRQEEYNAPENCLVVHSLAEALTLTQKEEEVFVIGGGEIYHQALDCADKLELTQIHASFEGDAFFPEFSTSDWHLVNESYHPQDERHAYAFTFQTYIRK; translated from the coding sequence ATGATTACTTTAATAGCAGCAATTGCCGAGAATAGGGTATTGGGAAAAGACAATGCTATCATTTGGCATTTACCCGATGATTTCAAACACTTTAAAACGCTGACTTCCCATCACTACATCATCATGGGACGTAAAACGTTTGAGTCCTTTCCTAAACCATTGCCCAATCGAACGCATGTGATTATTACACGACAAGAAGAGTATAACGCTCCAGAAAATTGTCTGGTCGTACATAGTTTAGCCGAAGCTTTAACGCTTACCCAAAAGGAAGAAGAAGTGTTTGTAATTGGGGGAGGTGAAATTTATCATCAAGCTTTGGATTGCGCTGATAAATTAGAACTAACTCAAATTCACGCTTCTTTTGAAGGAGATGCTTTTTTTCCTGAATTCTCAACGTCCGATTGGCACTTGGTAAATGAGAGTTATCATCCACAAGATGAACGACACGCCTATGCTTTTACTTTTCAAACGTATATCCGAAAGTAG
- the rsgA gene encoding ribosome small subunit-dependent GTPase A, whose product MKGTVYKSTGSWYLVKGEDGLFYNCRIKGKFRIKGIKSTNPIAVGDHVTFELETTNDATTGVISEIAPRMNYIVRKSVNLSKQLHIIASNIDTMFLIVTIDNPVTTTSFIDRFLVTAEAYGIKTVLVFNKIDTYSEEALDEQLYLQYIYTQIGYECLRVSALESKGLEAIKARMLGKVSMFSGHSGVGKSTLINAIEPGLNLKTAQISEQHQQGQHTTTFAEMFDLTFDAAIIDTPGIRGFGVVDMEPQEVGDYFPEFFALKDKCKFNNCLHREEPHCAVKEALDNDELAWSRYKTYIQILDGEEEHYRTDIYKDGRNQE is encoded by the coding sequence ATGAAAGGAACTGTTTATAAATCAACGGGAAGCTGGTATCTTGTAAAGGGAGAAGATGGGCTATTTTACAATTGTCGCATCAAGGGAAAGTTTCGTATTAAAGGTATTAAAAGTACGAATCCTATTGCTGTTGGAGATCATGTTACATTTGAGTTAGAAACAACCAATGATGCAACGACGGGAGTGATTAGTGAAATTGCACCTCGTATGAATTATATTGTGCGTAAATCGGTGAACTTGTCTAAACAATTGCATATCATTGCGTCGAATATTGATACGATGTTTTTGATTGTTACTATTGATAACCCCGTGACGACAACGAGCTTTATTGATCGCTTTTTAGTTACAGCAGAAGCGTATGGTATTAAAACTGTTTTAGTTTTTAATAAGATTGATACTTATTCAGAAGAAGCATTAGATGAACAATTGTACTTGCAATATATCTATACTCAAATAGGATATGAGTGTTTGCGAGTATCTGCATTGGAATCAAAGGGTTTAGAGGCTATTAAAGCGCGCATGCTCGGCAAAGTGTCGATGTTTTCAGGACATTCAGGGGTTGGGAAATCAACGTTGATTAATGCAATCGAACCAGGATTAAATCTGAAGACTGCCCAAATTTCAGAACAACATCAACAAGGGCAACATACTACTACGTTTGCTGAAATGTTTGATTTGACATTTGATGCAGCGATTATTGATACCCCAGGAATTAGAGGATTTGGTGTGGTCGATATGGAACCTCAGGAAGTAGGAGATTATTTTCCTGAATTTTTTGCGCTAAAGGATAAGTGCAAATTCAATAATTGTTTGCATCGAGAAGAACCCCATTGTGCCGTAAAAGAGGCGTTAGATAACGATGAATTGGCTTGGTCTCGCTACAAAACCTATATTCAAATTCTAGATGGAGAAGAAGAACATTATCGCACCGATATTTATAAAGACGGAAGAAACCAAGAGTAA
- a CDS encoding electron transfer flavoprotein subunit alpha/FixB family protein, translated as MSVLIYAESAEGKFKKVALELASYAKKVADSLGTTVTAVTVNASDVSELGKYGVDKVLKVSSDKLNTFNAKAYADVIKQAAQKEGAKLVVLSSSTDSLYAAPAVAIGLNAGFASNVIALPESTAPFVVKRTGFSNKAFNFTEISSDVKVIALGKNSFGLVEASGAATAEDFAPSLNDADFSLKVEGVEKVSGKVTIADADVVVSGGRGMKGPENWGMLEDLAEVLGAALACSKPVSDVGWRSHEEHVGQTGKPVAANLYIAVGISGAIQHIAGVNSSKVKVVINTDPEAPFFKVADYGIVGDAFQVLPQLVEKLKEFKAKNA; from the coding sequence ATGTCAGTTTTAATATATGCTGAATCAGCAGAAGGAAAATTTAAAAAAGTAGCATTAGAATTAGCTTCTTATGCAAAAAAAGTAGCAGACTCATTGGGAACAACCGTTACAGCTGTAACAGTGAACGCTTCTGATGTTAGCGAATTAGGAAAATATGGTGTGGACAAAGTATTAAAAGTATCTAGCGATAAATTAAATACGTTCAACGCAAAAGCATATGCAGATGTAATCAAGCAAGCGGCTCAAAAAGAAGGGGCTAAATTGGTGGTTTTATCTTCTTCAACAGACAGTTTGTATGCTGCTCCTGCAGTTGCAATTGGATTGAATGCAGGTTTTGCTTCTAACGTAATCGCTTTACCTGAAAGTACTGCTCCATTTGTAGTAAAAAGAACAGGATTCTCAAATAAAGCATTCAACTTTACTGAAATTTCTTCTGATGTAAAAGTAATCGCTTTAGGGAAAAATTCATTTGGATTGGTAGAAGCTTCAGGTGCTGCAACAGCAGAAGATTTTGCTCCAAGCCTAAACGATGCGGATTTCAGCTTAAAAGTTGAAGGAGTAGAAAAAGTATCAGGAAAAGTAACAATCGCGGATGCTGATGTTGTGGTATCAGGTGGACGCGGAATGAAAGGACCTGAAAACTGGGGTATGTTAGAAGATTTAGCAGAGGTATTAGGTGCTGCTTTAGCTTGTTCTAAACCAGTATCTGATGTGGGATGGAGATCACACGAAGAGCACGTTGGACAAACAGGAAAACCAGTAGCAGCAAATCTTTACATTGCAGTTGGTATTTCAGGAGCAATTCAACACATTGCTGGAGTTAACTCTTCAAAAGTAAAAGTGGTAATTAACACAGATCCAGAAGCTCCTTTCTTTAAAGTAGCAGACTATGGAATCGTAGGAGATGCGTTCCAAGTATTACCGCAATTGGTTGAAAAATTAAAAGAGTTCAAAGCGAAAAACGCATAA
- the gldA gene encoding gliding motility-associated ABC transporter ATP-binding subunit GldA, translated as MSIKVENISKYYGEQQALNAISFTVPKGQIVGFLGPNGAGKSTLMKILTTFIHSDEGVAYVNEYNVATQAKKVQQSIGYLPEHNPLYLDMYVREYLQFNASIYKTKKERIDEVIALTGLTPEAHKKIGQLSKGYRQRVGIATALLHDPEVLILDEPTTGLDPNQLVEIRELIKAVGKDKTVFLSTHIMQEVEAICERVIIIKKGHIVADQFLHELLDNQEEQIIAVEFDFKIEIEFVNRIPHLIKANHIHDTQWELVFPSGQDYRATVYDFAQQQGLKTLSLQPKNKNLEKLFHEFTTTANE; from the coding sequence ATGTCAATTAAAGTAGAAAACATTAGTAAATATTACGGCGAACAACAAGCGTTAAACGCCATCAGTTTTACCGTGCCCAAAGGGCAAATTGTCGGTTTCTTGGGACCAAATGGAGCGGGAAAATCAACGCTGATGAAAATACTAACTACCTTTATTCACAGTGACGAAGGAGTTGCTTATGTCAACGAATACAACGTAGCAACACAAGCAAAGAAAGTACAGCAATCGATTGGTTATTTACCAGAACACAATCCGCTGTATTTGGATATGTATGTCAGAGAGTATTTGCAGTTCAACGCTTCCATCTACAAAACGAAAAAAGAACGCATAGATGAAGTGATTGCCCTGACGGGATTGACACCTGAGGCGCACAAAAAGATTGGTCAGCTATCCAAAGGTTATCGCCAACGTGTAGGAATTGCCACAGCTTTACTACACGATCCAGAGGTATTGATCTTAGATGAACCAACAACGGGACTTGATCCCAATCAATTAGTGGAAATTAGAGAATTAATCAAAGCGGTTGGAAAGGACAAAACAGTATTTCTTTCTACGCACATTATGCAAGAAGTAGAAGCGATTTGCGAACGCGTCATCATCATTAAGAAAGGACATATTGTTGCAGATCAATTCTTACACGAATTACTCGATAACCAAGAAGAACAAATTATTGCCGTTGAATTTGATTTCAAGATAGAAATTGAATTTGTCAATCGAATTCCACATCTAATCAAAGCCAATCACATTCACGATACCCAATGGGAACTTGTTTTCCCTTCGGGACAAGACTATCGCGCTACGGTTTATGACTTTGCGCAACAACAAGGCTTAAAAACGCTTTCTTTACAACCGAAAAATAAAAATTTAGAAAAGCTTTTTCACGAATTTACAACTACAGCAAACGAATAA
- a CDS encoding thymidylate synthase: MKQYLNLVQEVLNQGVQKGDRTGTGTKSIFGHQMRFDLAEGFPLVTTKKVHLKSIIHELLWFLKGETNIAYLKENGVRIWDEWADENGDLGPVYGYQWRNWNGEGIDQIKEVIDTLKNNPDSRRIMVSAWNPSVLPDTSVSFAENVANNKAALPPCHSFFQFYVAEGKLSCQLYQRSADVFLGVPFNIASYALLTMMVAQVCDLQVGDFVHTFGDVHIYNNHIEQVNLQLSRAPYALPKMKINPAVKDIFSFTYEDFTLEDYVSHPAIKGKVSV, encoded by the coding sequence ATGAAACAATATTTAAATTTAGTACAAGAGGTTTTAAATCAGGGCGTGCAAAAAGGAGACCGCACGGGTACGGGTACAAAGAGTATTTTTGGTCATCAAATGCGCTTTGATTTAGCTGAAGGTTTCCCGTTGGTAACGACTAAAAAAGTGCATTTAAAATCGATTATTCACGAACTACTTTGGTTTTTAAAAGGGGAAACAAATATTGCTTATTTAAAAGAAAACGGTGTTCGCATTTGGGATGAATGGGCAGACGAAAATGGAGATTTAGGACCCGTATATGGCTATCAATGGCGCAATTGGAACGGAGAAGGCATTGATCAAATCAAAGAAGTAATCGATACACTAAAGAACAACCCAGACAGTAGACGTATTATGGTTTCTGCATGGAACCCCAGCGTACTACCGGATACGAGTGTTTCTTTTGCTGAAAACGTAGCGAATAATAAAGCTGCGTTACCTCCATGTCATTCCTTTTTTCAATTTTATGTAGCAGAAGGGAAGTTGTCTTGTCAACTGTATCAACGCAGTGCGGATGTTTTTTTAGGGGTACCTTTTAACATCGCTTCATATGCTTTATTGACGATGATGGTCGCTCAAGTATGTGACCTACAAGTGGGTGATTTTGTTCATACATTTGGAGATGTACACATCTATAATAATCATATTGAACAGGTAAATTTACAGTTGAGTAGAGCGCCTTATGCATTGCCAAAAATGAAAATTAACCCAGCGGTAAAAGATATTTTTAGCTTTACTTATGAGGATTTTACATTAGAAGACTATGTATCGCATCCTGCGATAAAAGGTAAAGTATCTGTATAA
- a CDS encoding deoxynucleoside kinase → MHIAIAGNIGAGKTTLTDLLAKHYGWEAHYEDVVDNPYLDDFYHQMDRWSFNLQVYFLNSRFRQVLQIRQSGKTIIQDRTIYEDAHIFAPNLHAMGLMSNRDFKNYSTLFDLMQDLVAAPDLLIYLRSTVPNLVGQIHKRGREYENSISIEYLSGLNDRYENWIKGYDKGKLLVIDVDELDFVDKPEDLGSIIHKIDTEINGLF, encoded by the coding sequence ATGCATATAGCGATTGCTGGAAATATTGGAGCGGGAAAAACAACACTAACAGACTTATTAGCCAAACATTATGGATGGGAAGCACATTATGAAGATGTGGTTGATAATCCCTATTTAGATGATTTCTATCATCAAATGGATCGTTGGTCATTTAACTTACAAGTGTATTTTTTGAATAGTCGTTTTCGCCAAGTACTTCAAATTAGACAAAGTGGAAAAACCATTATTCAAGATCGAACGATATATGAAGATGCTCATATTTTCGCTCCAAACTTGCACGCCATGGGTTTAATGTCAAATCGAGATTTCAAGAACTACTCCACTCTTTTTGATTTAATGCAAGATTTAGTGGCCGCACCAGACTTGTTGATCTACTTGAGAAGTACAGTACCTAATTTAGTGGGACAGATTCACAAAAGAGGAAGAGAATACGAAAATTCAATCTCTATTGAGTATTTGAGTGGGTTGAATGATCGTTATGAAAATTGGATTAAGGGATATGACAAAGGAAAATTGTTGGTGATTGATGTAGATGAATTGGATTTTGTGGATAAACCGGAGGATTTAGGATCTATTATCCATAAGATAGACACCGAAATTAATGGACTATTTTAG
- a CDS encoding 2TM domain-containing protein translates to MEKTEAIKQYEYAKNRIKQRKMLLFHFVVFLLGSIVLYAINMWVKDPQVVGVWWTYAVGAWALVLLFHVINVLVINRFMGPAWQEREIERLIAIQQEKIKQLRAKVEKDFPLVDVKRDLNHDDSKQ, encoded by the coding sequence ATGGAAAAAACGGAAGCAATTAAACAGTATGAATACGCAAAGAATCGAATCAAACAGCGCAAAATGTTGTTGTTTCACTTTGTTGTTTTTCTCTTGGGATCAATCGTACTATACGCCATAAATATGTGGGTAAAAGATCCGCAAGTGGTTGGAGTATGGTGGACGTATGCCGTAGGAGCTTGGGCTTTAGTACTCCTGTTTCACGTGATTAATGTACTCGTAATTAATCGCTTTATGGGACCTGCTTGGCAAGAACGAGAAATTGAACGATTAATTGCCATTCAACAAGAAAAAATCAAACAGTTACGAGCAAAAGTAGAAAAGGATTTTCCTTTAGTTGACGTAAAACGCGATTTAAATCACGACGATTCAAAACAGTAA
- a CDS encoding bifunctional nuclease family protein: protein MSLIKLTVKGISYSHSQNGAYALILDEEHGDRKLPIVIGAFEAQAIAIAIEEEIRPPRPLTHDLFKSFADTFDIQLKHVIVHKLVDGVFFSSLVWEKNGVEEVMDARTSDAIALAIRFFAPIYTYPDIMNKAGIILNGSPEIEEEDQADDDIASQVEQFLELDIEGKGYTKYGLQDLQRLLNEAIGNEDYETAARIRDEISKRS from the coding sequence ATGAGTTTGATTAAGCTGACAGTTAAAGGAATTTCATATAGCCATTCTCAAAATGGTGCTTATGCCTTAATCTTAGATGAAGAGCATGGCGACCGAAAATTACCTATTGTTATTGGAGCTTTTGAAGCACAGGCCATTGCCATTGCCATCGAAGAAGAAATTCGACCTCCAAGACCTTTAACACACGATTTATTTAAAAGTTTTGCTGATACATTTGATATTCAACTCAAACATGTCATTGTTCACAAATTAGTGGATGGTGTGTTTTTTTCGAGTTTAGTTTGGGAAAAAAATGGCGTTGAAGAAGTTATGGATGCGCGTACATCGGATGCTATTGCTTTGGCAATTCGCTTCTTTGCACCGATTTATACCTATCCGGACATCATGAATAAAGCAGGGATTATCCTAAATGGCAGTCCTGAAATTGAAGAGGAAGATCAAGCCGATGACGATATTGCCAGTCAAGTGGAACAATTTTTAGAATTAGATATCGAAGGCAAAGGGTATACTAAATACGGATTACAAGATTTACAGCGATTATTGAACGAGGCTATTGGTAATGAAGATTATGAAACAGCAGCGAGAATTAGAGATGAAATTAGTAAGCGATCATAA
- a CDS encoding electron transfer flavoprotein subunit beta/FixA family protein, producing MKILVCISHVPDTTSKINFTNGDAEFDTNGVQFVINANDEYALTRAIWFKEKQGATVTVVNVGGADTEPTLRKALAIGADEAIRVNAVPTDGLFVAKQLAEVVKNGGYDLVLAGKESLDYNGGMVPGMLAAILGYDFINSCEGIEVDGTAVKAIRQIDGGKETISGKLPVVIGGQKGLVDEKDLRIPNMRGIMAARTKALTVLEPVGADVATKAVKFEKPAAKSACKMIAPDNLDELINLLHNEAKVI from the coding sequence ATGAAGATATTAGTTTGCATCAGCCACGTGCCTGATACTACATCAAAAATCAATTTCACAAACGGTGATGCTGAATTTGATACAAATGGAGTGCAATTTGTGATCAATGCTAACGATGAATATGCATTAACACGTGCCATTTGGTTTAAAGAAAAACAAGGAGCTACAGTAACAGTAGTGAATGTTGGAGGAGCTGATACAGAGCCAACCTTGCGTAAAGCATTGGCTATTGGTGCTGATGAAGCAATCCGCGTAAACGCTGTGCCTACAGATGGTTTGTTCGTTGCAAAGCAATTAGCTGAAGTGGTGAAAAACGGAGGATATGATTTGGTATTGGCAGGAAAAGAATCATTGGATTACAATGGTGGAATGGTTCCTGGTATGTTAGCTGCTATCTTAGGGTATGACTTCATCAATTCTTGTGAAGGAATCGAAGTGGATGGAACGGCTGTAAAAGCAATTCGCCAAATTGACGGGGGTAAAGAAACAATTTCTGGAAAATTACCTGTTGTTATTGGAGGACAAAAAGGATTAGTTGACGAGAAAGATTTGCGTATTCCAAATATGCGTGGAATTATGGCTGCTAGAACAAAAGCTTTAACGGTTCTTGAACCAGTGGGAGCGGATGTTGCAACAAAAGCAGTAAAATTCGAAAAACCAGCTGCAAAATCAGCGTGTAAAATGATTGCTCCGGATAACTTAGATGAGTTAATCAACTTGTTACACAACGAAGCAAAAGTGATCTAA
- a CDS encoding D-alanine--D-alanine ligase family protein: protein MKQKIAIAFGGKSPEHQVSLHSATTICNALDQSQFDVILLGNDRKGAWYYNVDYVKEHIDLAIDDYFEHAREVYMQENQGGGVFFDSQTHELLASFSVVFPIIHGIFGEDGCLQGFFNFLGIPFVGSGVLGSSICMDKEITKRVLRDNGIPITRFICLNKANKETVSFEEVVNELGNPFFVKPCNAGSSFGVSKVDKKADFKTAIALAFQFDKKILLEEAVEGKEIECSVLGNEFPISSVLGEITTTTGFYSYDVKYWNTSRATLCIPAEIPVEISNKIRVCAIHAYRATCCEGFARVDFFLKANGNFVVNEINTLPGFTAYSMYPKLFEYAGLSIQKVVSRLIALALETKERN, encoded by the coding sequence ATGAAACAAAAAATAGCGATTGCTTTCGGTGGAAAATCACCAGAACACCAAGTCTCCTTGCATTCAGCTACAACTATTTGTAATGCCTTGGATCAATCACAGTTTGATGTTATTCTCTTAGGTAACGACAGAAAAGGTGCATGGTATTATAATGTTGATTATGTAAAGGAACACATTGATTTAGCAATAGATGATTATTTTGAGCATGCACGGGAAGTATATATGCAAGAAAATCAAGGAGGTGGGGTGTTTTTTGATAGTCAGACACATGAGCTTTTAGCTAGTTTTTCTGTTGTTTTTCCTATTATACATGGAATTTTTGGAGAGGATGGATGCTTACAGGGATTTTTTAATTTTCTTGGCATCCCTTTCGTAGGCTCAGGTGTTTTGGGATCCTCAATTTGTATGGATAAAGAAATAACAAAACGCGTTTTAAGAGATAACGGAATTCCTATTACTCGGTTTATTTGTTTGAATAAAGCGAATAAAGAAACCGTTTCTTTTGAAGAAGTTGTGAATGAACTAGGGAATCCTTTTTTTGTTAAGCCTTGTAATGCTGGATCTTCTTTTGGAGTGAGTAAAGTAGATAAGAAAGCGGACTTTAAGACGGCAATAGCTCTCGCTTTTCAATTTGATAAAAAGATTTTGTTAGAGGAAGCAGTTGAAGGAAAAGAAATTGAATGTAGCGTTCTTGGCAATGAATTTCCTATTTCTTCAGTTCTGGGAGAAATAACGACAACAACAGGTTTTTATTCCTATGATGTAAAGTATTGGAATACTTCAAGGGCTACTCTGTGTATTCCTGCAGAAATTCCCGTTGAAATTTCTAATAAAATTAGAGTTTGTGCTATCCATGCCTATCGAGCTACTTGTTGTGAAGGCTTTGCGCGGGTTGATTTTTTTTTGAAAGCGAATGGAAATTTTGTTGTTAATGAAATAAACACTTTGCCTGGTTTTACGGCATACAGTATGTATCCTAAGCTTTTCGAATATGCAGGATTATCCATTCAAAAAGTAGTAAGTCGATTGATTGCATTAGCGCTTGAAACAAAGGAAAGGAATTAA